The following nucleotide sequence is from Deinococcus aerophilus.
TTCCAGCATGGCCAGGGCCAGCGTCACGTGGGCCTTGACCTGCAGGCGGCCGTCACCGCTGGCCCGCGCGCACTGCACGCAGCCCAGAGCGTGCTCCATGGCCGCCGCGAGGTCCTTGAGGTCGAAGGCGACATACGCCGCGTCACGGTGCGCCAGGGCCTGCGCGGCTGCGCCGCTGCCAGCGTCCGCCGCCTGCAGCTTCAGGACGCGCAGTTCCTCGCGCAGGGCCGACCTGCCGGCTCCCTGAGTGGCGCCGGTGCTCACGGGGGACGCGCTGCCCTGGGGGGTCATGGCCTCGTTATCCGTCATAACCGAACAGCGCCTCAAAACTCGCGAGCGCCTGGGGATCGAACTGACTGCCTGCTCCCCGGCGCAGTTCCTCCATGGCCTGCGCGTGGGTCCATGCGGGCTTGTAGGGCCGTTTGCTGACCAGGGCGTCGTAGACATCAACCACGCTGAAGATGCGGGCGAGCATGGGAATGGTCTCGCCCCGGAGCCCATCGGGATAGCCGCGGCCGTCCCAGCGTTCATGGTGGGACCGGACCACGGCGCGCACCTCACGCGGCACGAAGACCTCATCGCGCAGCATGTGGTCACCGACAACGACATGCTTTTGCATCGCGCGGCGCTCCTCGGGCGTCAGGGGTCCCGGTTTGCGCAGGATGTCGTCGCCCAGCGTGACCTTGCCGATGTCGTGCAGGTAGGCGCCCCAGCGCAGATTCTGCAGGGCCTCATCGCCGAGCCCCAGCGCCCGGCCCAGACGCAGCGACAGGGTGGTCACACGGTCGGTGTGGCCCGAGGTTTCCCCGTCGCGCCCCTCCAGCATCCGGCCAATGGAACGCAGCGCCGCCTCGCGCATCTGGCGCATGTTCTGAAAGTCCCTGATCCGCTCCTGTGCGCGGTCCACGCGCGCCGCAACCATGTCGAGCAGAGACACGATTTCTGCGGGAAGTGGACGGGGCGTGTCCAGATTCATCAGGCCGATCACGCCGACCACGTCCTCGCCGCAGCGCAGCGGAGCGGCCAGTGCCGAGCGCACCCGCGTCATGTCCGGCCGGGCGCCCGGGTAGGACAGGTAGTCGGCAACCGCCACGCTGCGCCGGGTGGCAAGGACATCCGCGACCAGGCCACGGGGCACATGCGGCTCGCGCAGCGCGGCGCCGGCTGCCTGGGTCACCTCCACGTCCCCCTGAATCATGGTCATGTATGTAAGGCCCTGCCCGTTGACGCCCATCACGACGCCGATGGAAAAGCCGCTCAGGGCGAGCAGCAGGTTCAGGGCCTCGCGGGCGATGTCGTCGGGGTGCGAGAGGGCCTCAAGCTGAACGGACAGCGACGCGAGCTGTTCGTATTGCCGGGCGCTGCGCTGGGCATCGTCCAGAGCCTTCCAGCGGCTGTAGGCCACGCCGGCCACCTGCCCCAGCAGCAGCAGCAGCTGCGCGTCGGCGTCGCCCAGGATCTCGGGACTGTCTGTGGTGTCGGCGGACAGAACGCCCAGCACCCGACCGTCCGGATCGAGCAGCGGAACCCCCAGATACATACCTGGCCGCGGCCGGCCGGCCAGAAAATGGGCCTCCCGGCTGGTGTAGACCTCTTCCACCAGCACCGGTTGCTCCGTGGAGATCACGTGCCACCCGAGACCGGTTCCGCGCGGCAACCGGCGGCCGATGGCCAGCTCGGAACGTTGGCCGGCGCCGGCCACGACCTCAAGCACGTCGATATCGGCCCGGTACAGTGAGATCATCACGGTGGTCGCCCGGGTTTTTTGCAGGGCGAGCGTCACGCAGCGCCCGAAGGCGTCGTCGGCCGATTGGGCGAGCAGCACCACAGTCTGGACGTCCAGTTCGGGTTTCTGCACATCTGGGGTGGAAACGCGGACCTCGGTCATCAACAGCCCGGTCGGTACCCGCCTTCCCACTGCTTGCTCTCGGGAGCACGGGTCGTCATGTTCCACAGCATAGCGTCTGGGTCTGTCTGAGACCTCACAAAATGATGAACGTCGGCGGATGAACCCTTTTGGCACCCTGCCACAGCCGGGACGGGCGGCGGCACACTGCATCCGCCCGCCAGCGAGCGTCTGCTCTAGCATGCGCCCATGCAGACACGTGTTCTGGGCCACTCCGGCCTGCAGGTTTCCGTGGTGGGCCTCGGGTGCAACAACTTTGGCGGCCGCCTCGATCAGGCGGCCACCGACGGCGTCGTCCGCCGGGCCCTGGACCAGGGCGTCACCCTCTTCGATACCGCCGATGTCTACGGCAACCGGGGCGGTTCGGAAACCATGCTGGGCCGGGCCCTGGGGCAGGAGCGACCGGCGGTCGTGCTGGCCAGCAAGTTCGGGCTGCCGATGGACGATAGCGGAACGCTTCAGGGCGCCCGCCCCGCCTACATCCGTCAGGCCCTGGAGGCCAGCCTGAGGCGCCTGGGCACCGATTACCTGGACCTGTATCAGCTGCACCGCCCCGATCCGCACACCCCCATCGAGGACACGCTGGGCACCCTCGACGAACTGGTCCGCGAAGGGCTGGTGCGCCACATCGGCGTGTCGAACATGGACGCTGCGGGGGTCCGGGACGCCGACGACCTCGCCCGGCAGCGGGACTGGAGCCGGGTGACCTCCTGCCAGGACGAGTACAGTCTGCTGGTGCGTGATCTGGAGCGCGAACTGCTTCCCACCATGCGGGACCTCGGCGTGGGATTGCTGCCGTATTTCCCGCTGGCCAGCGGCCTGCTGACCGGAAAGTACCGCGCAGGCGAGCCGCTGCCAGAGGGTGCCCGGATCACCGGATCGGAGGGCGCGCAGAGCCGGTACCTGACCGAGCGCAACTGGCGCGTGGTCGGAGAGCTGCGGGACTTCGCCGCGGCGCGGGGGCACACCCTGCTGGAACTGGCCTTCAGCTGGCTGCTGGCCCATGACGTGACCAGCAGCGTGATTGCCGGGGCCACCCGCCCCGAGCAGATTGATCAGAACGTGGCGGCGGCCAGCTGGACACTTAGCCCGCAGGATCTGGCGGAGGTGAACCGCATCACCTCTGCCTGAGTGCCTGCCTGGGGCGCGACAGGGTCCCGGTTCCTGACGCTCAGGCGTGGCCTTGCAGGGCGGCCTCGCGCTGCACGTTGTTCCGGCCGGTGTGCTTGGCCCGGTACAGCGCGAGATCGGCGGCGCTCAGGGTGGCGTTCAGGTCCCGCTGACCATCAAGTCGGGCGACCCCAAAACTGGCGGATGTCCGCAGCCCCTGGGCCACGTCGTTCCAGTCCAGGGCGGCAATCACGGCCCGCAGGCGCTCACAGGCCTCGGCAGCGGCTTCCAGGGTCACTCCGGTCAGGATCACCACGAACTCCTCGCCGCCGAAGCGGGCCACACCGTCGTCCGACCGGATCTCGGCCCTCAGCCGCTGGGCGACCCGGGTGAGCACCGCGTCCCCTGTGGCGTGCCCATAGGTGTCGTTGACGGCCTTGAAGTGGTCCAGGTCCAGCAGGGCCAGGGCGTGGTGGCTGCCCTGCTGCGCCTGCCGGTAAAGCCGGTCGAGCATCTGCATGGCGTGGGCCCGGTTCGGAATACCGGTCAGGGCGTCGTGCAGGGCGGCGTCCGCGTACACCTCGGCCCGGACCTCGGCATCCCGGGCCTGCTGGGTGATCTGGCCCAGCAGGGCGCGCTGCTGATGGTATTGCCGGTACAGCGCCTCCACGTGCCGCGTGACCTCGCGCTGGATCTCAAAAGCGGCCTGGAACTGCTGGGTGTGCGCGTAGGCGTCGGCCAGCGCCTCGCGGCCTCGGATGATCCACAGCTCCTGATTCACCGCCTCGAACTGCCGGATGGCCGCCTGGGCGTCCTCGATGACGCCGGCCCACTCGCCCCCCCGGGCCTTGACCGTGCTGCGGCTGAGCAGCGCCTGACCGTACATCACGTCGCTGCCGATCGAGCGGGCCAGCTCCACCCGGTCATCTGCATACCGCTCGGCGCCGCGCAGGTCATCCTCCCACAGGGCATACCGGGCCAGCGCGTCGAGCACGTCCGGGGCGCGGAAGGTGTTGGCGAGGCCGGTGCGGGAGTCGCTGAGCGCCCTGAGGACGTGGGCCGAGTGCGTCAGGTGGGACCTGAGCCCCGGGATGGCCCCGACCAGGGGGTCTGCCCTTTTCAGGGCCTCGGAGCCGCTTACCAGCAGATTGATGTGAAAGGCCTGACGCAGCTCGGTGGATTCCGGCAGGTCCAGGCCCACCGCATGCGGGGACTCCAGCAACTCGCACAGCCGCAGGGCCGCCTGAGCGTAGGCCTCGCGCTCGATCTGGTAGTGCGCCGCATTCACGGTGACCAGCGCCACGCCGCGGTCGTCGCCCACCTCCTTGGACAGGATCTCGGCGCGGTCAAAGTGCTCGGCGGCGCCCAGGTCGTCGTAGACCTCTGCCTGCACGATGCCCATGGCCACATGGGCCTTGATTTCCAGGGGCACGTTCTGGGAAGTGCGCGCCAGTTCCAGGCAGGCCAGCGCGTGGCCCAGGGCCGTTGCGGGGTCGCCCACATCCAGGGCGATGTACACGGCTTGACGGTGCAGCGAGAACAGGGTCTGCGCATCCTGCGTGGTCTGAATCTGCTTGGTCAGGCTGCGCAGTTCGTCGCGCATGACCTCCATGGACGGTAGAGCCGAGTGGGTCATGCGCCCCTGTTCCGGATCATCATCTTCAACATGTCCTGCACCTCCATCCCATCGTTTCAACGTAGAACATTCGTTCTTGCAACGGACATACGCCGCTTCTGCATTTGGTTGATGAACGCGGCGTGACAGCGGCCTGCCGGCACAAAAGCGCCCATCAAGAAAGCGTGAGGGTCCCGGTTTGGACCGCCGGACCTACAGTGGGGGTATGAAGATCGGAATCCTGGGAGCGGGACACATCGGTCAGGCGCTCGCCCGGTTGCTCGCGCAGGCGGGGCATGACGTCGGTCTGAGCAACTCGCGCGGCCCTGAGACGCTGCGGGACCTCACCGAGCGCCTGGGCCACGGTATCAAGGCCTTCAGCAACGAGGACGCGGCCCGCTTCGGTGATCTGGTGATCGAAACCGTGCCCTTCGGCCGGTATGCAGAGCTGCCCACCGTCCAGCTCACGGACAAGATCGTCATCGACACCGCCAACTATTACCCGCAGCGTGACGGCCCGATTGACCTGGGCGGCCTCTCGGAGAGTGCGTTCATGGCCAGTCACCTGGGCGGGGCGCGTGTGGTCAAGGCCTTTAACACCATCCATGCGGCCCATCTGGAGACCCAGGGGGACGTTGGCAAGCCCCTGGAGGAGCGGCGCGCGATTCCGGTGGCCAGCGACGACGCCGAGGCCAAGGCAGTGGTCAGCGACCTCATCAAGGCCATCGGCTTTGCGCCGGTGGACAACGGGGATCTCGAACACAGCAGGTCCCAGCAGCCGGGAACGCCCGTCTACGGTCAGGATCTGACGGCCCGTCAGGCACGCGAGGTCCTGGCCGTTCGGTAACTCCGGGGTGCGGTCCGTGCCCGGCGCGCCAGACCATGTCTCCTGAGCGGGGGCCGGGGTGCGGGCCGCTCAGGGGGTGAAATGTGCTGGTCGTGGGCTGGGACAACGGGAAGATTTCCCACGAGGTCAACCTCCCGAAAGCAAATGAAAGGTGCATGGGCGGCGGGAGGCTCTGCTCCGCGTGCTGGCGTCCGTTTATTCCTACGGATGTAAGGCCAAATGTAAGGCGAACGTAAGAGTCCAAACCTTAATTTTGTCCTCAGGATTGCTTTCTCAGTACCGAGAACGCTCCTAAATCCCCATGCGTAGAGAGAGGTTTGCCGGACTGTGACACACTTTCATCTGCCGGCAGAGAACAGCCTTGCCCCCACCGCCGATCTTCCTGCGGGCTTCCACGTTCTGCGGCGCGCAGCACAGTTTTCCCCCGAGCTCACCCTGCTGCTGGACGCTCAGGGCCGCATTCAGTTTGCGAATTCAGCCGTCGGCAGCAGGCTGGGATTTGTGCCCACCGGTCTGGACGCGGGCAGCCTGGTGCATCCCGACGACTGGGCGGCGCTGATCGGCCGCCTTAAATGCTCGCATCCCGCCCGCGACACCGACCTGCCAGCCTTCCGGATGCAGTCTGCCGAGGGCGAATGGCTGTGGCTCACGGGCCGGGCCACCCACTTTCTGGACAATCCCGCCGTCCGGGCCGTGCTGGTTCACCTGCGCCCCACCGGCCGCAAGCGTGATCTGCACCGGGCTGCCCTGGCCCGGCTCAGCCGCGTCCTCAGCGGGACGTACCACGTTCCGGAGGTAGTGGACGCGGTGTTTGGAGAGGGTCTGGCTGCCGTGGGCGCGGCTGCGGGCGCCATCCTGCTGATCGGCGCGGACGGCGAGCACCTCGAAATGATCGGCCACGCCGGGTATGCGGTGAGTGCCAACTCCACATGGCGCCGCATTCCCCTCATCCGGGATGTCCCCGTGAGCCACGCCGTCCGCGATCAACGGGCAATCTTCCTGAGTGACGCCGAGTTGCAGGCGCAGTATCCAGACATCCATCAGATTCATGCTCCCTTCAAGAGCCTCGCCGCCCTGCCGCTGGTTGTCGGAGAGCGGGTGATCGGCGCGGTGTTGCTGTCCTTCCAGCACGACCGCCGCTTCGACACCGACGAGCAGGAGTTCCTGTTGACCGTTGCCGATCTGTGTGCGCCGGCCCTGGACCGCAGCCGCCTTCACCTTGAACTTCAGCGGGAGCAGGACTGGCACGCAACGGTCACGCAGAATTCCTCGGATGTCGTGGCGATCATTGACGAGCGGGGAATAATCGTCTACGAAAGCGGTTCCGTCGAACGCATGCTCGGATACTCACCCGCCGAGATGGTGGGAAGAAGTGCCTTCGATCTGATCTACCCCGAAGATCATGGTCTGATCCAGCACGCGCTGGCCAGCCTGATGCCGAACGGCGAACCGGCGTCTGCGACCTACCGCTTTCTGCACCGTGATGGGCATTGGGTCTGGCTGGAAAGTCTGGCCATGGACCTGCGCCACCATCCCCACATTCAGGGCATTCTGGTGAATTCCCGTGACGTCACCGCCCGGGTAGAGGCGCAGGCCGCGCGGGAGCAGGCCCGGAAGGAGATGGAATTCAGTGAGCAGAACTTCCGGCGCCTCGCCGAGAATTCCGGCGATCTGGTGCGGCAGTACGACGCCTGTGGCCGGGTCGAGTACTGCTCGCCCTCTTCGCGGGAATTGCTGGGCTATGACCCCGAGGAGATGATGGGGCAGGACCCGCTGTGCTTCATTCATCCCGACGATCAGTCGGTGCTGCGCGCGGCGTTTGATCAGCGCCTGACGCCCGGCACCGAGCGGCGGAAGTTCGAATACCGTCTGCGCCGCAAGGACGGCCGGTATATGTGGGTGGAGACGACCTTCCGGGTGCTGCGCGAACCGCAATCCGAGCAGATCGGGGCGTTCATCGGCACCACCCGCGACATCGAGCAGCGCAAGCATGCCGAGCACCTGCTGCACACGCAGCTCGACCGCTACCGGCACCTGCTGGACTTCACGGTCTCGATGGAACAGCACCACACGGCCATTGATCTCGCGGGCGAGGCGCTGCACAAGGCCCTGAGCCTAACCGAGTACGACTACGGATATGCCTTTTCCTACGACGACGGAGTCGTTCAGGTGCTGGCCGAGGCCGGCTTGCCTCCCGCCGTCGCTGCGCCGGGCAGGGACCTGAGCCGGCTGCCCCTGACCACGGCAGTCCGGCGGGCCCTGCAGCAGCGTGAGGCCTACTTTCTGGAAGGCGACCAGCCGGTATTCGAGCCCGCCGAGTTTCTGCCGCGCGGCCACTGGGTCTCGCTGTGCCTGCTGCCCATTACCCGGCAGGGCAAACTGGTGTCGGTGCTGGTGTTCGGCACCGATCAGGTCATCACCACCAGCGCCGACACCCGGCAGCTGCTGCGCAATGTCACGGCCCGCCTGGGGCACGCCCTGGAACGTCAGCATCACCTGGAACAGCTCAACACCTCGCGCGAGGAGACCCTGCGCGCCCTGGGTCTGGCGCTGGAATACCGCGATTACGAGACCAAGGGACATACCGACCGGGTGGTTCGCCTGACCGAGCGTCTGGGATGCGCGCTGGGCTTTGCCGGCGCGGACCTCGCGGCGCTGCGCTGGGGCGCTTTCCTGCACGATACCGGCAAGGTGGCCATCCCGGACGCCATCCTGCTCAAGCCCGGCAAGCTCACCCCCGAGGAATGGGACCTCATCAAACGGCACCCGGGCATCGGCTTTGAGATGCTGCACCACATTCCGTCGCTGCCCGCCACCACCCTGGAAGTTGTGCTGTACCACCAGGAGCGCTGGAACGGCAGCGGTTACCCCAAGGGCCTGGAAGGCACGTCCATTCCTCTGGCTGCGCGGGTCTTCGCCGTGGTGGACATCTATGACGCGCTGACCAGCGAGCGGCCCTACAAGCCGGCGTGGACGCATGAGCAGGCGGTGGCGCAACTCAGGAAGGAGGCGGGAGTGTTGCTGGACGCGCGGGTGGTCCGGACCTTCCTGCACATGCTGAGTCTGGAAGCCACCGAACACACCGACGCGGGATCCATCCTCGACGCTGACATTTCCCTCACGGAGCACATGCATGAATGACCCCAAGGGCTCCACTTTCGCGCGGCAGTCCAATGTGAAGGTCGCCGGCACGGGCGAGCGAACGATCCTCTGCGCCCACGGCTTCTGCTCCAACCAGGGGGTCTTCCGGCATCAGATCCGGGCCTTTGGGCCCACGCACCGTGTGGTCAGCTACGATCTGGCCGGATTCGGTCAGTCTGCCCCGGCGCTGTGGGACGCCCGGCGATACGCCTCGCTGCAGGGGTACGCCGAGGACATGGTGCAGCTGATCGACGAGCTGGAGCTGAGCCACATCACCCTGATGGCGGCCTCGATGAGTGCCATGGTCGGCCTCCTCGCCTCGCTGGCCCGCCCGGAGCGCTTCGAGGCGCTGATTCTGATCAGCGCCTCGCCCCGCTACCTGAACGATGACCCGTACTACGGCGGCTTTCAGCAACCGGATGTGGACAGCTTCTATCAGCTGGTCGACTCACAGCAGGCCTGGGCCGACGCCCTGGTTGGCATGATGCTCAACCGGCCGGTGTCGCTGCCGCTGCAGGAGATTGCGGAGAGCGTCCAGGGCGTGACTCCGCAGGTGGCCGGTGTGGTGGCGCGCGCCATCTTTCAGTCGGATTTCCGTGCCCTGCTGCCCCAGGTGACGCATCCGGTGCTGGTCACGCAGACCCGGGCCGACAGCGTCGTGCCGGAAAGCGTCGGACACCACCTGCACCGCCATCTGCCGCAGGCGACGCTGGAATTCCTGCCGGGGGTGGGGCACATGCCGAACTTCACCGAGCCCGAGCACTTTAACCGGGTGGCCGGTGGGTTCCTCCGGGGGATTCAGGCCGCTTCATGAAGGTCGGCGTCGTGACCGCTGCCGATACATGGGGTGTTCCAGCACGGGGTTGAGGACAGCAAAGACGGAGCGCAGTGGGCCATTGAGCCACTGCGCCCCACGCATCTGATTGTTTTGCAGGAAGGGGATCGGACTTCTGCACCGCCGTCCCACCGCCGTCTGACGGCCGACCTGTTTCCCGGGGCGGGATAGAGCGACTGCTAGGACAGGCGGGGGCGACCGACGAGTACGGTCCGCCACTCATCACGCTCGGGGAAGTACCGCACCTCGAACTCGGCCGGGGGCTCGAGCCGCACCTGCGCTGGGCGCTGGGAAAGACGTGGGCGCTTTGGGCGGCCGATATGGGCAGAGGAAGTGGTGGGCTCGAGCCGCAGATTGGCGGGCGCTGTGGCCGGGACCGGGCGGACAGGGCCGCCGGTCAGGTGGGGTCGGGATGGAGCATCGGTGAGTTTGGCGGAATTCATGGTGCCTCCTGACTCCAGCTGGGCCGGGCACTTCTTTGGCGGAAGCTGCGCGGCCGGTGCTGAGCTCAGCCTGCCGCAGGAGCTCTGACGAAACTCTGACTGCGCCGCTCCATGTAGATGGACCGTAGTCGTCACGGAGGGTCGGGACTGTGCAGGGGATGACCGGGTGGCCGAGCTGTAAAGAGGGGATAAAAGGGCGCTAAAGGGGCGGGGGCGCAACTGTAATCGTCCTCCGGGCCACGGATGCCGGGCCTATAGCCGTGAATGGACGCTGCGTGACCGGGCAGGAATCTGAGATATAGATCAGGGCATGAGCGCTCCTCCAGCAGACGTCGAGGAAGTCCGCCCCCCCGGGGTCGATCCTCGGATCCGGGTGTTCCATGCCGGTGAGGAGGTCGATACCTTCGTGGTCCTGACCCGGCGTTTCGCCGTGTTTATCGACACCATGTCCACTCCAGCGCTGATGCGGCAGGTGATTGAGCGGGTCCGGCCGGCCCTCCAGGGACGCCCGGTGCTGGTGGTCAACACCCACGCCGACTGGGACCACGTCTACGGCAACCAGCTGTTCGCGGCCGGGGGAGAGTTGCCGGGACTGATCGTCGGCAGCTTCCGGACCCGCCAGCGGCTGCTGGACCCGGCGGCGTCCGGGCGTCTGGCGGCCCAGCAGGCCGAGGACCGGCGTTTTGAGGAAGTCCGGCTGGTCCCGCCCGAGGTGGTCTTCACGGAGGGACTTACC
It contains:
- a CDS encoding HD domain-containing phosphohydrolase; translated protein: MQKPELDVQTVVLLAQSADDAFGRCVTLALQKTRATTVMISLYRADIDVLEVVAGAGQRSELAIGRRLPRGTGLGWHVISTEQPVLVEEVYTSREAHFLAGRPRPGMYLGVPLLDPDGRVLGVLSADTTDSPEILGDADAQLLLLLGQVAGVAYSRWKALDDAQRSARQYEQLASLSVQLEALSHPDDIAREALNLLLALSGFSIGVVMGVNGQGLTYMTMIQGDVEVTQAAGAALREPHVPRGLVADVLATRRSVAVADYLSYPGARPDMTRVRSALAAPLRCGEDVVGVIGLMNLDTPRPLPAEIVSLLDMVAARVDRAQERIRDFQNMRQMREAALRSIGRMLEGRDGETSGHTDRVTTLSLRLGRALGLGDEALQNLRWGAYLHDIGKVTLGDDILRKPGPLTPEERRAMQKHVVVGDHMLRDEVFVPREVRAVVRSHHERWDGRGYPDGLRGETIPMLARIFSVVDVYDALVSKRPYKPAWTHAQAMEELRRGAGSQFDPQALASFEALFGYDG
- a CDS encoding aldo/keto reductase, which codes for MQTRVLGHSGLQVSVVGLGCNNFGGRLDQAATDGVVRRALDQGVTLFDTADVYGNRGGSETMLGRALGQERPAVVLASKFGLPMDDSGTLQGARPAYIRQALEASLRRLGTDYLDLYQLHRPDPHTPIEDTLGTLDELVREGLVRHIGVSNMDAAGVRDADDLARQRDWSRVTSCQDEYSLLVRDLERELLPTMRDLGVGLLPYFPLASGLLTGKYRAGEPLPEGARITGSEGAQSRYLTERNWRVVGELRDFAAARGHTLLELAFSWLLAHDVTSSVIAGATRPEQIDQNVAAASWTLSPQDLAEVNRITSA
- a CDS encoding GGDEF domain-containing protein; translation: MRDELRSLTKQIQTTQDAQTLFSLHRQAVYIALDVGDPATALGHALACLELARTSQNVPLEIKAHVAMGIVQAEVYDDLGAAEHFDRAEILSKEVGDDRGVALVTVNAAHYQIEREAYAQAALRLCELLESPHAVGLDLPESTELRQAFHINLLVSGSEALKRADPLVGAIPGLRSHLTHSAHVLRALSDSRTGLANTFRAPDVLDALARYALWEDDLRGAERYADDRVELARSIGSDVMYGQALLSRSTVKARGGEWAGVIEDAQAAIRQFEAVNQELWIIRGREALADAYAHTQQFQAAFEIQREVTRHVEALYRQYHQQRALLGQITQQARDAEVRAEVYADAALHDALTGIPNRAHAMQMLDRLYRQAQQGSHHALALLDLDHFKAVNDTYGHATGDAVLTRVAQRLRAEIRSDDGVARFGGEEFVVILTGVTLEAAAEACERLRAVIAALDWNDVAQGLRTSASFGVARLDGQRDLNATLSAADLALYRAKHTGRNNVQREAALQGHA
- a CDS encoding NADPH-dependent F420 reductase → MKIGILGAGHIGQALARLLAQAGHDVGLSNSRGPETLRDLTERLGHGIKAFSNEDAARFGDLVIETVPFGRYAELPTVQLTDKIVIDTANYYPQRDGPIDLGGLSESAFMASHLGGARVVKAFNTIHAAHLETQGDVGKPLEERRAIPVASDDAEAKAVVSDLIKAIGFAPVDNGDLEHSRSQQPGTPVYGQDLTARQAREVLAVR
- a CDS encoding PAS domain S-box protein, which translates into the protein MTHFHLPAENSLAPTADLPAGFHVLRRAAQFSPELTLLLDAQGRIQFANSAVGSRLGFVPTGLDAGSLVHPDDWAALIGRLKCSHPARDTDLPAFRMQSAEGEWLWLTGRATHFLDNPAVRAVLVHLRPTGRKRDLHRAALARLSRVLSGTYHVPEVVDAVFGEGLAAVGAAAGAILLIGADGEHLEMIGHAGYAVSANSTWRRIPLIRDVPVSHAVRDQRAIFLSDAELQAQYPDIHQIHAPFKSLAALPLVVGERVIGAVLLSFQHDRRFDTDEQEFLLTVADLCAPALDRSRLHLELQREQDWHATVTQNSSDVVAIIDERGIIVYESGSVERMLGYSPAEMVGRSAFDLIYPEDHGLIQHALASLMPNGEPASATYRFLHRDGHWVWLESLAMDLRHHPHIQGILVNSRDVTARVEAQAAREQARKEMEFSEQNFRRLAENSGDLVRQYDACGRVEYCSPSSRELLGYDPEEMMGQDPLCFIHPDDQSVLRAAFDQRLTPGTERRKFEYRLRRKDGRYMWVETTFRVLREPQSEQIGAFIGTTRDIEQRKHAEHLLHTQLDRYRHLLDFTVSMEQHHTAIDLAGEALHKALSLTEYDYGYAFSYDDGVVQVLAEAGLPPAVAAPGRDLSRLPLTTAVRRALQQREAYFLEGDQPVFEPAEFLPRGHWVSLCLLPITRQGKLVSVLVFGTDQVITTSADTRQLLRNVTARLGHALERQHHLEQLNTSREETLRALGLALEYRDYETKGHTDRVVRLTERLGCALGFAGADLAALRWGAFLHDTGKVAIPDAILLKPGKLTPEEWDLIKRHPGIGFEMLHHIPSLPATTLEVVLYHQERWNGSGYPKGLEGTSIPLAARVFAVVDIYDALTSERPYKPAWTHEQAVAQLRKEAGVLLDARVVRTFLHMLSLEATEHTDAGSILDADISLTEHMHE
- a CDS encoding alpha/beta fold hydrolase — translated: MNDPKGSTFARQSNVKVAGTGERTILCAHGFCSNQGVFRHQIRAFGPTHRVVSYDLAGFGQSAPALWDARRYASLQGYAEDMVQLIDELELSHITLMAASMSAMVGLLASLARPERFEALILISASPRYLNDDPYYGGFQQPDVDSFYQLVDSQQAWADALVGMMLNRPVSLPLQEIAESVQGVTPQVAGVVARAIFQSDFRALLPQVTHPVLVTQTRADSVVPESVGHHLHRHLPQATLEFLPGVGHMPNFTEPEHFNRVAGGFLRGIQAAS